A stretch of DNA from Candidatus Micrarchaeum acidiphilum ARMAN-2:
TAAAACCTTCGGATCGGCATTGGCAAAATCCGCGCGCACTATGGCAATAGGTTTTTTTGCGGTGTTTACGTACCTGTTCCAGCCGCCACTAAGCTTCACTATGATAACACCTACTGAGTCATGTCAAAATTTATCTTGACATCTGCCTTTGCCTCATTTGGCACTTGGAACAGAGGCATTGCAGAGAAGCCCATTGCTCTGGCAAGCAGATTATATGGAAACTGCTGTATCCGTATGTTCAGGTCAGTAACTGATTGGTTGTAGAACTCCCTCCTGTCGGCTATCTGAGATTCGATGGTCAGTATGCTCTGCTGCAATTGTATGAAGCTGTTGTTTGCCTTGAGGTCAGGATAGTTCTCTGCTACTGCAAATACGCTCTTGAGTGCGGAGGATACTTGATTAGATGCATTCATTTTTGCCTGAACGTCTTCCTGAGGCAGATTCATCCATTGGCTTCTCAATTGCGTAAGCTGCGTCATAAGTCCCTTCTCGTACTTCATGTAGCCGCTTACTGTATCGATCAGCTTGCCAAGGGCGTCATGCCTCTTCTCGAGGAGCACGTCTATGTCAGCCCAGGCCTTCTTCGCGTTGTTCTTCAATGCAACTAAAGAGTTGTATATTACTATTACCAACCCTGCTATTATTACCACAACAAGGCCAACTATGGCATACAGTAAGAGACTCATTTAATCACACAATGTTATGCAATAACAATAATATAAAAACATTTGTTATAAAAACTCTGCGGATACCGTTCGCCAGGGCAGGCCTGCATTCGCCGATATTAACACCCACAGCTTTGAAATGGTAAGGGAAAACAAGGGCAAGTTCTAAGCAAGTGCTTCGGGGAGACATAAACGGGAGAAGCCTCAATATTACGGCTTGCTGCCTCTTAATAATAAGCGATTTTAATTCCAGCCGTGCTTTGCTTCGAAAATTCTTCAAGCGAGCTTATTATCTGTTCAGGCTATTCATTCAAAATCTACATATAATGGCAGATGGTCTGACACAACATCATTTAGAACATTGAATTTGTTGATTTTTATTTTATCTGAGGCAAAGATATAATCTGCAAACCTGCCTTTACTTGATGGTGCGAGGGCACTGCGAGTAGAATTTATCTTGAACTCTTTTACTAAATTTACCGTCTCTTGCTCCAGCATGTGCACACTTTCTGTAGATATGTCAAGATTAAAATCTCCGCATAATATCTTGCGCTCGCCAAAACTGGACATTATCCTTAAAATGTTCCTTGACTGTTCGATCCTTTCTGGTGTATCTTCCTTTCCTCCGCCTTGCCAAAGCCCGTGCACGTTTGCTATAAAACATGTACCATTATCATTCGAAATTTTTGCATATTGCATAATGCTGCCTACCTCGAAGGGTTTTCCCCCATATAATACTCTGATCTGCTTGTGTGCCCAAGCGGTTCGCACATCTGCTTCTATTCCGTTCCTTACAAACATCGCCAGCTTCTCAGAACCTTCACTATAAGACGCTGACAGGAAACCCCTGAAGCCCGTTAGCACGTTTTCTAATCTGCCGTATAGATCCTGAACCTCTTCAAACTCGGTTCCTTGATATGACTGTTTGGTAGCTTTGGCTTCGTTTCCGGTTTTGGAATTGGCGTCTAAAACCTCCTGGAAACAGAAGATGTCTACACCCGTTTTCTTACCCTCAAGAAATTCGGCAAGTTTGCTATATACCCTTCCGCCCCATACATTCAAAGAAACTATTCTCATATATTATCGTCCGTTCGTAACTTCATCCAAGTTTCACACTACTTACTGAAATTTGCCTATACTGCATTCGCCAGGGTAGGGATTTGAACCCTAAAGCCCTTGCGGGCACCGGTTTGCCTGTTTCGCATCACTGATCAGCTCTTGAGCCGAAAACTCAAGACCGGCGCATTACCGGATTCTGCCACCCTGGCACCTGAATATTTTAAACCACAAAAATTTATAACGATTCTCAATTTATTGTGTGCTGCAAAGCGCCGTGTTCAATCCGCCGTAAATGCACTTAGATCAATGCATTCCTTTATAGCAAGATATAAGATTGTTTACACGCATAAAAGGATTGAAAGACGCGCGGGCTGCGCTTTATAAATAGCCGATCTTTGGAACTCCTGTAAAATCTGCATCTGCAGTGCGCAGACCCTATTTGTCGATGTAAAAATTGGTGGTTGAAATGAATAATATTTCTATAATAGTGGACACTATAAAGAAATTTGGAATGGGATTAAAATGCAAACTGACATTTTTATTTAAGGCGCCATCCAGACTGGACTGCGGCAAACGCAAAGCACCCTCATTCTATATAGGCGAAAAGAAAAGACGCCTATGCAGAATTCGCAGCATTTCCGCCACATTGTCCGGCAAGCTAATTGTGGCAAAGGAAATGCATAAAACTGT
This window harbors:
- a CDS encoding Endonuclease/exonuclease/phosphatase; amino-acid sequence: MRIVSLNVWGGRVYSKLAEFLEGKKTGVDIFCFQEVLDANSKTGNEAKATKQSYQGTEFEEVQDLYGRLENVLTGFRGFLSASYSEGSEKLAMFVRNGIEADVRTAWAHKQIRVLYGGKPFEVGSIMQYAKISNDNGTCFIANVHGLWQGGGKEDTPERIEQSRNILRIMSSFGERKILCGDFNLDISTESVHMLEQETVNLVKEFKINSTRSALAPSSKGRFADYIFASDKIKINKFNVLNDVVSDHLPLYVDFE
- a CDS encoding LemA family protein, which produces MSLLLYAIVGLVVVIIAGLVIVIYNSLVALKNNAKKAWADIDVLLEKRHDALGKLIDTVSGYMKYEKGLMTQLTQLRSQWMNLPQEDVQAKMNASNQVSSALKSVFAVAENYPDLKANNSFIQLQQSILTIESQIADRREFYNQSVTDLNIRIQQFPYNLLARAMGFSAMPLFQVPNEAKADVKINFDMTQ